The proteins below come from a single Dermacentor silvarum isolate Dsil-2018 unplaced genomic scaffold, BIME_Dsil_1.4 Seq11, whole genome shotgun sequence genomic window:
- the LOC119434476 gene encoding sulfite oxidase, mitochondrial, with product MAVCTRYSRLMHAFARSAAQPKSPLYRVASRRTLACAQGRTDDDEFRRSSGRAWALLGGGITLGLFSYWKSSPVHAKQETKAEEAVDGLPVYTAGEVAKHDTKATRIWISFKCGVYDVTDFVDEHPGGDKILLGAGGGIDPFWNLYAVHKTPEILALLETFRIGNLAAEDVGAASAGIEDPYLLDPKRHRDLKPASTKPFNAEPPLGTLADNYRTPKCATALFLLHSL from the exons ATGGCAGTTTGCACACGCTATTCCCGTCTGATGCACGCCTTCGCGAGGAGCGCCGCGCAACCAAAAAGTCCCTTGTACCGCGTGGCCAGCCGGCGAACTTTAGCCTGTGCACAAGGAAGAACGGACGACGATGAATTTCGACGCAGCAGTGGGCGCGCATGGGCTCTCCTTGGCGGCGGCATAACACTGGGGCTTTTCTCATACTGGAAGTCATCTCCGGTCCACGCCAAGCAAG AAACGAAAGCAGAAGAAGCCGTGGACGGCTTGCCAGTCTACACCGCTGGTGAAGTCGCCAAGCACGACACAAAGGCGACAAGAATATGGATTTCGTTCAAATGTGGTGTGTACGACGTCACCGACTTCGTGGACGAGCACCCGGGTGGAGACAAGATACTGCTCGGCGCCGGAGGCGGCATCGACCCGTTTTGGAATCTTTACGCGGTCCACAAGACTCCTGAG ATACTTGCCTTGTTGGAGACATTTCGCATTGGTAACCTGGCAGCAGAAGATGTTGGTGCTGCGTCTGCCGGCATTGAGGACCCGTACCTGCTGGACCCCAAGAGGCACCGTGACCTGAAGCCCGCCTCCACCAAACCCTTCAATGCAGAGCCTCCCCTAGGCACCCTTGCCGACAACTATAGGACACCAAAGTGCGCAACGGCTCTGTTCTTACTGCATTCATTATAG
- the LOC119434475 gene encoding uncharacterized protein LOC119434475 isoform X1 produces the protein MYTPHSRHPSAISVAVDSTFYSGRPWHLQQPPPPPPRPRAAFPRLSLRWCETQHEGQFADFCFRSSSLQRFDSEFPNHQRNSMLHAAPSESHGPLARSSDPALDIAVHYIKPLRCGGRESSVVVVDLARRFDVLALAQQVGEPHLLDSLSRLHVVHCPCPEALFCTLEKLLLSVVPIALLAVYAAPMHRWHSPQGNMQVARLQELATAHGAKFYAIPPTVRLRSRPNEAYFVCESGVRRCK, from the exons atgtacactccacaCTCCAGGCATCCTTCTGCCATCAGCGTCGCTGTTGACAGcacgttctactccgggcggccctgGCACCTGCAGCaacccccccctccacccccgaGGCCGCGCGCTGCGTTTCCGCGGCTTAGTTTGCGGTGGTgtgagacgcagcatgaaggtcaatttgctgaCTTCTGCTTCCGctcttcctcactccagcgttttgacagcgagtttcccaatcatcaa CGTAATTCCATGCTTCATGCTGCACCTTCAGAATCACATGGCCCACTTGCAAGAAGCTCAGATCCAGCATTGGACATTGCTGTCCACTACATCAAGCCCTTAAGGTGTGGTGGCCGTGAATCTTCTGTAGTAGTGGTCGACCTTGCCAGACGATTTGACGTCCTAGCTTTGGCGCAGCAAGTTGGCGAGCCGCATCTGCTGGACAGCTTATCACGTCTGCATGTGGTACACTGCCCTTGCCCAGAGGCCCTATTCTGCACATTAGAGAAACTGCTGCTCAGTGTTGTGCCTATTGCACTGCTTGCTGTGTATGCAGCACCCATGCATCGCTGGCACAGCCCTCAGGGAAACATGCAGGTGGCACGCCTTCAAGAGCTGGCCACTGCTCACGGGGCCAAATTCTATGCGATACCACCCACCGTGCGTCTACGGAGCAGACCTAATGAAGCATATTTTGTGTGTGAATCCGGCGTCCGGAGGTGTAAATAA
- the LOC119434475 gene encoding uncharacterized protein LOC119434475 isoform X2 — MSTNDHNGDSSTYSIKIFSALVRSTASVEPRNSMLHAAPSESHGPLARSSDPALDIAVHYIKPLRCGGRESSVVVVDLARRFDVLALAQQVGEPHLLDSLSRLHVVHCPCPEALFCTLEKLLLSVVPIALLAVYAAPMHRWHSPQGNMQVARLQELATAHGAKFYAIPPTVRLRSRPNEAYFVCESGVRRCK; from the exons ATGAGTACCAACGACCATAACGGTGATTCTAGTACATACTCGATAAAGATATTTTCTGCGCTCGTACGGTCAACTGCTAGCGTAGAACCG CGTAATTCCATGCTTCATGCTGCACCTTCAGAATCACATGGCCCACTTGCAAGAAGCTCAGATCCAGCATTGGACATTGCTGTCCACTACATCAAGCCCTTAAGGTGTGGTGGCCGTGAATCTTCTGTAGTAGTGGTCGACCTTGCCAGACGATTTGACGTCCTAGCTTTGGCGCAGCAAGTTGGCGAGCCGCATCTGCTGGACAGCTTATCACGTCTGCATGTGGTACACTGCCCTTGCCCAGAGGCCCTATTCTGCACATTAGAGAAACTGCTGCTCAGTGTTGTGCCTATTGCACTGCTTGCTGTGTATGCAGCACCCATGCATCGCTGGCACAGCCCTCAGGGAAACATGCAGGTGGCACGCCTTCAAGAGCTGGCCACTGCTCACGGGGCCAAATTCTATGCGATACCACCCACCGTGCGTCTACGGAGCAGACCTAATGAAGCATATTTTGTGTGTGAATCCGGCGTCCGGAGGTGTAAATAA